The Sulfurospirillum tamanense DNA segment GCGCTTGATGCATTTTCTAAAAGAGAAAGGTAACGAGAAAGGGCCAAATCCCTTGGCGTTGAAAGTTCGGGAAACGCAAGGGAAAACCTTTTGGCAATGGGCGAATCTGGGTTTTTAGCTTCGCTTGGTGAAAAAAGAATATACATGTAAAACCTCTTATAGAGTGCGTTAGAAAAAGGTATTGTAATCAATTCCTCCTAAAGAAGCCACAAAACTCTTGACTTGAAAAATCTTTTGAGATATAATTTCACCTCACAAAACGGGTGCCGGCGTAGCTCAGTTGGTAGAGCAACTGCCTTGTAAGCAGTAGGTCGGGGGTTCGAGTCCCTTTGCCGGCTCCATTTTTGTAACAGTGTTTGACCAGATTATGTTGTGGCAAGTCCACGGTGAGATACTCAAGTGGCCAACGAGGGCAGACTGTAAATCTGCTGGTTTTTACCTTCGAAGGTTCGAATCCTTCTCTCACCACCATTATTTTTTGCCACATGCGGGAATAGCTCAGTTGGCTAGAGCATCAGCCTTCCAAGCTGAGGGTCGCGGGTTCGAGTCCCGTTTCCCGCTCCACGGTATTTTACTGGGAGCTGTATATAGAATCTTCGTATATTCTACAGACTGCTAACAGGGCCGATTTGGAGCTCAAACGTACTGTGTTACATTTTGATAAATTCTGTTTAGTGCTCATATGGCTCAGAGGTAGAGCACTTCCTTGGTAAGGAAGAGGTCGTGGGTTCAAGTCCCACTATGAGCTCCACCTTTTATCAATTATGTATCACACAAAAGGTCTTTGGTTGCCAAAGACATGGTCAGCAACACATTAACATCTAAAAACCACACGGAGGAAAAGATGGCTAAAGCTAAATTCGAAAGAAACAAGCCCCACGTAAACATTGGTACTATTGGTCACGTTGACCATGGTAAAACAACACTCACAGCAGCAATTTCAGCAGTTCTTGCAACAAAAGGCCTATGTGAATTTAAAGATTATGACGGTATTGACAATGCTCCAGAAGAGCGCGAGCGTGGTATTACCATTGCTGCTTCACACATCGAGTACGAAACAGAAGGTCGCCACTACGCACACGTAGACTGCCCAGGCCACGCCGACTATGTTAAAAACATGATTACTGGTGCTGCGCAAATGGACGGCGCTATCTTGGTTGTTTCTGCAGCAGATGGCCCAATGCCACAAACCCGTGAGCACATTCTTCTTTCTCGCCAAGTAGGTGTTCCTTACATTGTTGTTTTCATGAACAAAGCGGACATGGTTGATGATGAAGAACTTCTTGAGCTTGTAGAGATGGAAATTCGTGAACTTCTTTCTATGTATGACTTCCCAGGTGATGATACACCTATCGTAGCAGGTTCTGCGCTTAAAGCTTTGGAAGAAGCAAAAGCTGGAGCACTTGGCGAGTGGTCAGAAAAAATTCTTGAATTAATGGCGCAAGTTGATGCTTTTATTCCTGAGCCCGCACGCGACACCGATAAAGACTTTTTGATGCCTGTAGAAGACGTATTTTCTATCGCAGGACGCGGTACGGTTGTAACAGGTCGTATTGAAAAAGGCACTATCAAAATCGGTGAGACAGTAGAAATCGTTGGTATTCGTGATACACAAACAACAACCGTAACAGGTGTTGAAATGTTCCGCAAAGAGATGGAGCGTGGCGAAGCTGGCGATAACTGCGGTATTTTGCTTCGTGGTACGAAAAAAGATGATGTTGAGCGCGGTATGGTTCTTTGTAAGCCAAAGTCTATTACACCTCATACAGAATTTGAAGGCGAAGTGTATATTCTTAGCAAAGACGAAGGTGGACGTCATACACCATTTTTCAACAATTACCGACCACAATTTTACGTACGTACAACGGACGTAACAGGTTCTATTACACTTCCCGAGGGAACAGAAATGGTAATGCCAGGCGATAACTTGAAAATCAATGTAAAATTGATTGCTCCAATCGCCCTTGACGAAGGTACGCGCTTTGCGATTCGTGAAGGTGGACGAACCGTTGGTTCAGGTGTTGTTTCTAAAATCATTAAGTAATTTTTAGGCACAGGACATCGTCCTGTGCTGCTCCTTAGAAGGAAATTTTATGCGTATTAAAATCGGACTTAAATGTGTAGAAACAGGTGATATTAACTACACAACAACCAAAAATAGTAAGACAATGACTGAGAAGTATGAAACAAAAAAATACTCTCCGCGACTTAAAAAACATACGACACATAAAGAAGTCAAACTTAAAAGTTAAATTCCTTTTTTGGAATTTAACCTTTTTAGGGCAATAGCTCCAATGGTAGAGCGCCGGATTCCAAATCCGATTGTTGGGGGTTCGAGTCCCTCTTGCCCTGCCACCAAAGGATAGTATTTATGGAAAAGCTGACAAGTTATATCAGACTCTCTCGTGCAGAGCTAAGCAAAGTAATTTTCCCAATTAAAGAGCAGATTCGTAACGCTTTTATCTCTGTTTTTGTTGTGGTGACTGTTATTTCGCTTTTTTTGGCGCTGATTGATGTCATTATGTCTTTTACGCTTTCAGCACTGGTTTAGGAAAAAGCATGGCACATAAATGGTATGCAATTCAGACCTATGCTGGCAGTGAAATGAGTGTCAAGCGTGCACTTGAAACAATGATACGCGATAATGAACTTGGTGAGCAACTTAAAGAAGTGATTGTGCCCACAGAAGACGTGATTGAAGTCAAAAATGGCAAGAAAAAAATCACTGAACGAAGTTTGTATCCAGGCTATGCTTTTGCTTATATTGATTTAGATACTGCGTTGTGGCACAAGATTCAGTCGTTGCCAAAAGTAGGAAGATTTATTGGTGAAGCAAAAAAACCCACGCCTTTAAGTGAAAAAGATATTACATCCATTTTGGAAAAAGCACAGAAAAAAGGTGCTCCGAAACCAAAAATATTTTTTGAAGAGGGTGAAAGTATTCGCATTACAGAAGGCCCTTTTGCAAACTTTACAGGTATTGTGGAAGAATACGACATGGAGCATGGAAAATTACGTCTTAATGTTTCTATTTTTGGACGTAGTACACCAGTAGAAATTATGTATTCACAAGTTGAAAAAATAGTTTAATTTTATAAAAGGAAGAACGGATGGCTAAGAAAGTAATTGGCGAAATTAAACTCCAGATTGCAGCTGGAAAAGCAAATCCATCGCCACCAGTAGGTCCTGCACTTGGACAAAAAGGTGTCAACATCATGGAATTTTGTAAAGCGTTTAACGAAAAAACAAAAGACCTTATGGGATTTAAAGTACCTGTTGTTATTACTGTATATGCAGATAAAAGCTTCACCTTTATCACTAAGCAACCCCCTGTTTCTGAACTAATTCTCAAAACAGCTGGAATTAAAAAAGGTGCAGACAACCCACTTAAAAACAAGGTTGGTAAGCTGACTCAGGCGCAGGTTATGGAAATTGTTGATCGAAAAATTGTTGATATGAACACTACCGATAAAGTTGCAGCGGCAAAAATTGTATCGGGTAGCGCACGAAGTATGGGTGTCGATATTATCGACTAACATTTTCCCTATACCGCCGGGGTAAGGCGGAAGCACATTAATTGCGGAGACTACAATGGCAAAAAAAGCAAAACGCGTTGAAGAACTACTAAAAAAAATTGACTTACAAAAGTTATACAGTGCAACCGAAGGTGTTGCGACTGTTAAGACACTTGCTTCAGCAAAATTTGATGAAACAGTAGAAATTGCACTAAAACTAAACGTAGACCCACGCCATGCAGACCAAATGGTGCGTGGCTCGGTAGTTCTACCTGCTGGAACAGGAAAAAGTGTTCGTGTTGCGGTTATCGCAAAAGACATTAAAGCTGATGAAGCTAGAGCCGCTGGTGCAGAGATTGTTGGCGCCGAAGATTTGATTGAAGATATTCAAGCGGGCAAAATGGATTTTGATGTTTTGATTGCAACACCAAACTTGATGGGTTTGGTGGGGAAAGTGGGTCGCACACTTGGACCGAAGGGATTGATGCCAAATCCAAAAACAGGAACTGTTACTATGGATGTGGCCAAGGCTGTTGAAAATGCCAAAGGCGGACAAGTCAATTTCCGTGTTGATAAACAAGGCAATATTCATGCAGGTATTGGTAAAGTCAGCTTTAATGAAGAGCAACTTATGGATAACTTTTTCACATTTGTCCGTGCTATTAATAAACACAAGCCTTCTGCTGCAAAAGGTAAATATATCAAGTCTGCGGCACTTTCTTTGACAATGAGTCCATCTCTTAAGCTTGATCCACAAGAATTAATTGATTTAAAATAATGCTAAAAATACGTTAATCTTTGATTGGAGACAGTAGAGGCGCAAGCTTAATTTAGGCATTCCCTAGCTCTACTTGAAATCACCAGTCGGAAAGGAGAGAAAGTTGACACGACAAGAAAAAAAAGAAGTTATCAGCGCGCTAACCGAAGCGTTTAAATCTTCCGACGCCGTTGCCGTATGTGAGTATAAAGGACTTAAAGTTTCTGAACTTGAAGTTTTACGTGCTAGTGCAAAAGAAGCAGACGTGAGTGTGCGTGTTGCAAAAAACACGTTGGCTTCAATTGCTTTTAAAGAAGCCGGAATTGATGGTTTTGAACTAAAAGATACCAATATCTTTATTTGGGGCAAAGACCAGTTGGCTGTTGCAAAAGTAGTTGCTAAGTTCGCCGAAAAAAGAGATTTATTTGTTATTAAATCTGCTTATATTGACGGCGAAGTTACAGATGCTGGCAAAGTTGTTGCATTGTCTAAAATGCCATCACGCGATGAGCTTATTGCAATGTTGCTTCAAGTATGGAAAGCGCCGATCGCGAATTTTACTATCGGCTTGGATGCTCTACGAGCAAAAAAAGAAGAATCTGCATAAGCAATTAACCACTAGGAGAAAGATACCATGGCTATTACAAAAGAAGACGTACTTGAGTACATCTCTAATCTTACCGTTCTTGAATTAAGTGCTCTTGTTAAAGAGTTTGAAGAAAAATTTGGCGTTTCTGCTGCCCCTGTTATGATGGCTGGTGGCGCAGGTGTTGCTGCTGAAGCTGTTGAAGAAAAAACAGAATTTGATGTAATTCTTAAAGATGCTGGCGACAAAAAAATCAACGTTATTAAAGTGGTACGTGCACTAACGGGTCTTGGCTTGAAAGAAGCTAAAGACGCAGTTGATGGCACTCCTTCAACTATTAAAGAAGGTGTGAGCAAAGACGTTGCAGAAGATGCAAAAAAACAGCTTGAAGAAGCTGGCGCAAGCGTAGAGCTTAAGTAACTTTATCTATTTTTCTGGGCAGCAGTGAAGCACTGTTGCCCATTCTTGATTCGCCTTTTCAGAAAATTCTTGCCACAGGCAGTTTAACCACATTCCTTTCAAACCATTACTACGGGGTAGACGCACATGCTAAACAGCTTACAATCGGGAAATCGTCTCCGAGTCGATTTTGCAAAGGTTCCTCAGCAAATTGATGTTCCTAACCTCCTTCAGCTTCAGCAAAAAAGCTATGAGCACTTTTTAAATGTTTCCAGAACAGAATCCGAGAGTGGCATAGAAAAAGTATTTAAATCTATTTTTCCAATTCATGATCCGCAAAACCGATTAACACTTGAGTATGTTGGTAGCGAAATTGGCAAACCAAAATATACAGTTCGAGAATGTATGGAGCGGGGGTTGACCTACTCGGTAAACCTAAAAATGAACATTCGATTAATTTTATGGGACAAAGATGAAAAAAGCGGCGAAAAAGCCGGTGTAAAAGATATCAAAGAGCAATCTATTTTTATTCGTGAAATTCCCATGATGACAGACCGCATCTCCTTTATCATTAATGGAGTCGAGCGCGTAGTTGTAAATCAGCTTCATCGAAGCCCAGGGGTTATTTTTAAAGAAGAAGAAAGTGCGACCGTTGCGAATAAGCTGATTTATACAGCACAAATTATTCCAGATCGTGGCTCATGGCTCTATTTTGAATACGACGCTAAAGATACTTTGTTTGTACGCATTAATAAGCGACGAAAAGTGCCCATTACGATTCTTTTTAGAGCGCTTGGATACAGCAAACAAGACATTTTAAAACTCTTTTATCCTGTACTAACAATTCAGATTAAAGAAAATAAGTTTTTAATGGAATTTGATCCTGATAATTTTGTTGGGCGTGTTGAATTTGATCTTAAAGATGATCAAGGCAACCTCATTTTGGGTGCGGGAAAACGCCTAACAAAGAAAAAAGCAGATAAATTAGCCGAAGACGGTGTGAAGTGGATTGAATACCCAACAGAAATTCTCATTAATCGCTTTTTGGCCTCTCCTATCATTGACCAAGAAAGCGGCGAGGTGTTATTTGAAACCTTGACGCAGCTTGATGAAAATAAAATGGCAAAAATCATTGAACAAGGATGCACGAGCGTTGAGATTGCCAATGACTTGGCTTCTGGCGTGGATGATGCCATCATTAACTCGTTTATTGCCGACACAGAAACTTTGAAATTATTGCGTCAAACAGAAGGCATTGAAGATGAAAATGACCTTGCCGCTATTCGTATTTACAAGGTTATGCGTCCTGGCGAGCCTGTTACCAAAGAAGCAGCAAAAACTTTTGTAAATGATCTCTTTT contains these protein-coding regions:
- the rpmG gene encoding 50S ribosomal protein L33, yielding MRIKIGLKCVETGDINYTTTKNSKTMTEKYETKKYSPRLKKHTTHKEVKLKS
- the nusG gene encoding transcription termination/antitermination protein NusG, which produces MAHKWYAIQTYAGSEMSVKRALETMIRDNELGEQLKEVIVPTEDVIEVKNGKKKITERSLYPGYAFAYIDLDTALWHKIQSLPKVGRFIGEAKKPTPLSEKDITSILEKAQKKGAPKPKIFFEEGESIRITEGPFANFTGIVEEYDMEHGKLRLNVSIFGRSTPVEIMYSQVEKIV
- the secE gene encoding preprotein translocase subunit SecE → MEKLTSYIRLSRAELSKVIFPIKEQIRNAFISVFVVVTVISLFLALIDVIMSFTLSALV
- the rplL gene encoding 50S ribosomal protein L7/L12 gives rise to the protein MAITKEDVLEYISNLTVLELSALVKEFEEKFGVSAAPVMMAGGAGVAAEAVEEKTEFDVILKDAGDKKINVIKVVRALTGLGLKEAKDAVDGTPSTIKEGVSKDVAEDAKKQLEEAGASVELK
- the tuf gene encoding elongation factor Tu: MAKAKFERNKPHVNIGTIGHVDHGKTTLTAAISAVLATKGLCEFKDYDGIDNAPEERERGITIAASHIEYETEGRHYAHVDCPGHADYVKNMITGAAQMDGAILVVSAADGPMPQTREHILLSRQVGVPYIVVFMNKADMVDDEELLELVEMEIRELLSMYDFPGDDTPIVAGSALKALEEAKAGALGEWSEKILELMAQVDAFIPEPARDTDKDFLMPVEDVFSIAGRGTVVTGRIEKGTIKIGETVEIVGIRDTQTTTVTGVEMFRKEMERGEAGDNCGILLRGTKKDDVERGMVLCKPKSITPHTEFEGEVYILSKDEGGRHTPFFNNYRPQFYVRTTDVTGSITLPEGTEMVMPGDNLKINVKLIAPIALDEGTRFAIREGGRTVGSGVVSKIIK
- the rplJ gene encoding 50S ribosomal protein L10, with amino-acid sequence MTRQEKKEVISALTEAFKSSDAVAVCEYKGLKVSELEVLRASAKEADVSVRVAKNTLASIAFKEAGIDGFELKDTNIFIWGKDQLAVAKVVAKFAEKRDLFVIKSAYIDGEVTDAGKVVALSKMPSRDELIAMLLQVWKAPIANFTIGLDALRAKKEESA
- the rplA gene encoding 50S ribosomal protein L1, with translation MAKKAKRVEELLKKIDLQKLYSATEGVATVKTLASAKFDETVEIALKLNVDPRHADQMVRGSVVLPAGTGKSVRVAVIAKDIKADEARAAGAEIVGAEDLIEDIQAGKMDFDVLIATPNLMGLVGKVGRTLGPKGLMPNPKTGTVTMDVAKAVENAKGGQVNFRVDKQGNIHAGIGKVSFNEEQLMDNFFTFVRAINKHKPSAAKGKYIKSAALSLTMSPSLKLDPQELIDLK
- the rplK gene encoding 50S ribosomal protein L11, with the protein product MAKKVIGEIKLQIAAGKANPSPPVGPALGQKGVNIMEFCKAFNEKTKDLMGFKVPVVITVYADKSFTFITKQPPVSELILKTAGIKKGADNPLKNKVGKLTQAQVMEIVDRKIVDMNTTDKVAAAKIVSGSARSMGVDIID